In one Balaenoptera acutorostrata chromosome 5, mBalAcu1.1, whole genome shotgun sequence genomic region, the following are encoded:
- the LOC103013929 gene encoding coiled-coil-helix-coiled-coil-helix domain-containing protein 2-like, protein MRSAPRPAPAAQPPTAAPPSAVGSPASAPRQPGLMAQVATTAAGVAVGSAIGHTLGHALPGGFSGGSNAETSRLDITYQEPQGTQPAQQQQSGPWFFEVKQFLECAQNQGDLKLCEGFSEVLKTVQIGERVSFIKKFQLEA, encoded by the coding sequence ATGAGAAGTGCACCCAGGCCAGCGCCCGCAGCTCAGCCGCCCACAGCGGCTCCACCATCTGCCGTTGGCTCCCCTGCTTCTGCTCCCCGGCAGCCAGGTCTGATGGCCCAGGTGGCAACCACTGCAGCCGGCGTGGCTGTGGGTTCTGCCATCGGCCACACTCTGGGTCATGCCCTCCCCGGTggcttcagtggaggaagtaatgCTGAGACCTCAAGGCTTGACATCACTTACCAGGAGCCTCAGGGAACCCAGCCTGCACAGCAGCAGCAGAGTGGCCCATGGTTTTTTGAGGTGAAACAGTTTTTGGAGTGTGCCCAGAACCAGGGTGACCTTAAGCTTTGTGAAGGCTTCAGCGAGGTGCTGAAAACAGTGCAGATTGGTGAACGGGTTAGCTTCATCAAGAAGTTCCAATTGGAGGCATGA